Proteins encoded by one window of Zerene cesonia ecotype Mississippi chromosome 6, Zerene_cesonia_1.1, whole genome shotgun sequence:
- the LOC119840553 gene encoding uncharacterized protein LOC119840553 isoform X2, whose amino-acid sequence MDKLLIFCALWSISHGAYMSRMSSISRFRGPTAFRPGVILQRPNIFPPRMMPASHRTPFVVYRNLPHRYAIKPMAPVTTRNVFGIPWKTTARIPVPVPVTPEYDFARTAASAQPVIRTDAPNLSLSEKPIVVAEVLTSENRDANIPADGVKSTYEVTEKITENPTYDVQAKIETPTGFYKSNSGVNYEFKNNEPPQQYSPEYGLIQVQQQMSSITPQEFTVQRYNGLPSHQDLIHSGAEGIIIPPNALLQSDPLFLQKLQTQLLQRYPAVEFIPYNPAIQAQIPPHNQESQPSYYSQNEHFIKQAPMAFVPSDGNRNIVQRETQEGTVQSLPPQSFIPSNITENPTIVTTTNPPETTISNVVTEPQITTTTERIEVNSENERSNPIYYSQIGQTGNNDKVNSYYSAINDIKETSPKEEVNKNFDKSIVKSSESTTIIATSQESDATHYLDNKDKPEANEILHVYKNFIASPFEKPAESVNIVYSLLRRTSTAPTEENKEQNVTTTTEKSVETTANTTKDNQRERSLLNRQPIRFTLTEKRSADSKPQQVVKAKIPPKSKLIFDDKTGEPILRVYASYVDNPARKEVITQKLTNMRHLREVVPKKQENPEHFDAATVNALASDVNQFGQKIKSRNDAARQILLDEYN is encoded by the exons ATGGATAAG ctACTAATATTCTGTGCTCTGTGGTCAATAAGCCATGGAGCTTATATGAGTAGAATGTCATCTATAAGCCGGTTTCGGGGACCAACAGCATTTCGACCGGGAGTCATCCTGCAAAGACCCAACATCTTTCCGCCAAGGATGATGCCAGCGTCGCATCGAACACCTTTTGTTGTGTACAGGAATCTTCCACATAG ATACGCAATAAAACCAATGGCTCCAGTAACAACACGAAACGTCTTTGGAATACCATGGAAAACCACAGCTCGTATACCCGTGCCGGTGCCAGTAACTCCAGAATACGATTTCGCTAGAACTGCAGCCTCTGCGCAACCGGTGATTCGGACTGACG CGCCGAATCTTAGTTTGTCAGAGAAACCCATTGTAGTGGCCGAAGTTTTGACGTCCGAAAACAGAGATGCTAACATTCCTGCTGATGGG gTAAAATCAACATATGAGGTTACAGAAAAAATTACAGAGAATCCAACATATGACGTACAGGCCAAGATCGAAACACCTACGGGATTTTATAAGTCGAAC TCCGGGGTTAACTACGAATTCAAAAACAACGAACCACCACAGCAGTATAGTCCAGAATATGGACTTATACAAGTACAACAACAAATGTCTTCCATTACACCTCAAGAGTTTACAGTTcag AGATATAACGGATTGCCATCTCATCAGGACTTAATACATTCTGGAGCAGAAGGAATAATTATACCCCCAAACGCATTATTACAATCTGATCCActgtttttacaaaaattgcaAACCCAACTATTGCAAAGGTATCCGGCAGTTGAATTTATTCCATACAACCCAGCAATACAGGCCCAAATCCCGCCGCATAATCAAGAATCACAACCATCATACTACTCGCAGAATGAACACTTCATAAAACAGGCTCCAATGGCTTTCGTGCCCAGTGATGGAAATAGAAACATAGTGCAGAGAGAAACACAAGAAGGAACCGTCCAATCTCTGCCGCCACAATCGTTTATTCCAAGCAATATTACCGAAAATCCTACAATAGTGACAACTACAAATCCCCCTGAAACAACCATTTCAAATGTAGTAACTGAGCCTCAAATTACCACAACCACCGAAAGAATTGAAGTTAATTCAGAAAATGAAAGATCAAATCCCATTTATTATTCACAGATAGGTCAAACCGGTAACAATGATAAAGTGAACAGTTATTACTCAGCAATCAACGATATAAAAGAGACATCCCCCAAGGAGGAAGTTAACAAGAATTTCGATAAAAGCATCGTAAAGTCTTCGGAAAGTACAACTATAATAGCAACTTCGCAGGAATCTGATGCGACTCATTATTTggataataaagataaaccAGAAgctaatgaaatattacatgtatataaaaatttcatagcGTCTCCATTTGAAAAGCCCGCAGAGTCTGTGAATATAGTTTATTCTTTACTAAGAAGAACTTCAACAGCACCAACAGAAGAGAACAAAGAACAAAATGTGACTACAACAACAGAAAAATCAGTAGAAACAACTGCAAATACGACTAAAGATAACCAAAGGGAAAGATCTCTTTTGAACAGACAACCCATAAGATTTACACTAACTGAGAAAAGATCAGCAGATAGCAAACCACAACAGGTGGTCAAAGCGAAAATACCACCAAAAAGCAAACTTATATTCGACGATAAGACTGGTGAACCCATTTTACGAGTTTACGCAAGCTACGTCGATAATCCGGCTAGG AAAGAAGTAATCACTCAAAAACTGACCAACATGAGGCATCTAAGGGAAGTGGTGCCGAAGAAGCAAGAAAACCCAGAACACTTCGATGCCGCCACAGTAAATGCTTTAGCATCGGACGTAAATCAGTTTGGCCAGAAGATAAAATCAAGAAATGACGCAGCCAGACAAATACTATTAgacgaatataattaa
- the LOC119840553 gene encoding uncharacterized protein LOC119840553 isoform X1, producing MDKLLIFCALWSISHGAYMSRMSSISRFRGPTAFRPGVILQRPNIFPPRMMPASHRTPFVVYRNLPHRYAIKPMAPVTTRNVFGIPWKTTARIPVPVPVTPEYDFARTAASAQPVIRTDGAIHTIPAPNLSLSEKPIVVAEVLTSENRDANIPADGVKSTYEVTEKITENPTYDVQAKIETPTGFYKSNSGVNYEFKNNEPPQQYSPEYGLIQVQQQMSSITPQEFTVQRYNGLPSHQDLIHSGAEGIIIPPNALLQSDPLFLQKLQTQLLQRYPAVEFIPYNPAIQAQIPPHNQESQPSYYSQNEHFIKQAPMAFVPSDGNRNIVQRETQEGTVQSLPPQSFIPSNITENPTIVTTTNPPETTISNVVTEPQITTTTERIEVNSENERSNPIYYSQIGQTGNNDKVNSYYSAINDIKETSPKEEVNKNFDKSIVKSSESTTIIATSQESDATHYLDNKDKPEANEILHVYKNFIASPFEKPAESVNIVYSLLRRTSTAPTEENKEQNVTTTTEKSVETTANTTKDNQRERSLLNRQPIRFTLTEKRSADSKPQQVVKAKIPPKSKLIFDDKTGEPILRVYASYVDNPARKEVITQKLTNMRHLREVVPKKQENPEHFDAATVNALASDVNQFGQKIKSRNDAARQILLDEYN from the exons ATGGATAAG ctACTAATATTCTGTGCTCTGTGGTCAATAAGCCATGGAGCTTATATGAGTAGAATGTCATCTATAAGCCGGTTTCGGGGACCAACAGCATTTCGACCGGGAGTCATCCTGCAAAGACCCAACATCTTTCCGCCAAGGATGATGCCAGCGTCGCATCGAACACCTTTTGTTGTGTACAGGAATCTTCCACATAG ATACGCAATAAAACCAATGGCTCCAGTAACAACACGAAACGTCTTTGGAATACCATGGAAAACCACAGCTCGTATACCCGTGCCGGTGCCAGTAACTCCAGAATACGATTTCGCTAGAACTGCAGCCTCTGCGCAACCGGTGATTCGGACTGACG GTGCGATCCATACTATACCAGCGCCGAATCTTAGTTTGTCAGAGAAACCCATTGTAGTGGCCGAAGTTTTGACGTCCGAAAACAGAGATGCTAACATTCCTGCTGATGGG gTAAAATCAACATATGAGGTTACAGAAAAAATTACAGAGAATCCAACATATGACGTACAGGCCAAGATCGAAACACCTACGGGATTTTATAAGTCGAAC TCCGGGGTTAACTACGAATTCAAAAACAACGAACCACCACAGCAGTATAGTCCAGAATATGGACTTATACAAGTACAACAACAAATGTCTTCCATTACACCTCAAGAGTTTACAGTTcag AGATATAACGGATTGCCATCTCATCAGGACTTAATACATTCTGGAGCAGAAGGAATAATTATACCCCCAAACGCATTATTACAATCTGATCCActgtttttacaaaaattgcaAACCCAACTATTGCAAAGGTATCCGGCAGTTGAATTTATTCCATACAACCCAGCAATACAGGCCCAAATCCCGCCGCATAATCAAGAATCACAACCATCATACTACTCGCAGAATGAACACTTCATAAAACAGGCTCCAATGGCTTTCGTGCCCAGTGATGGAAATAGAAACATAGTGCAGAGAGAAACACAAGAAGGAACCGTCCAATCTCTGCCGCCACAATCGTTTATTCCAAGCAATATTACCGAAAATCCTACAATAGTGACAACTACAAATCCCCCTGAAACAACCATTTCAAATGTAGTAACTGAGCCTCAAATTACCACAACCACCGAAAGAATTGAAGTTAATTCAGAAAATGAAAGATCAAATCCCATTTATTATTCACAGATAGGTCAAACCGGTAACAATGATAAAGTGAACAGTTATTACTCAGCAATCAACGATATAAAAGAGACATCCCCCAAGGAGGAAGTTAACAAGAATTTCGATAAAAGCATCGTAAAGTCTTCGGAAAGTACAACTATAATAGCAACTTCGCAGGAATCTGATGCGACTCATTATTTggataataaagataaaccAGAAgctaatgaaatattacatgtatataaaaatttcatagcGTCTCCATTTGAAAAGCCCGCAGAGTCTGTGAATATAGTTTATTCTTTACTAAGAAGAACTTCAACAGCACCAACAGAAGAGAACAAAGAACAAAATGTGACTACAACAACAGAAAAATCAGTAGAAACAACTGCAAATACGACTAAAGATAACCAAAGGGAAAGATCTCTTTTGAACAGACAACCCATAAGATTTACACTAACTGAGAAAAGATCAGCAGATAGCAAACCACAACAGGTGGTCAAAGCGAAAATACCACCAAAAAGCAAACTTATATTCGACGATAAGACTGGTGAACCCATTTTACGAGTTTACGCAAGCTACGTCGATAATCCGGCTAGG AAAGAAGTAATCACTCAAAAACTGACCAACATGAGGCATCTAAGGGAAGTGGTGCCGAAGAAGCAAGAAAACCCAGAACACTTCGATGCCGCCACAGTAAATGCTTTAGCATCGGACGTAAATCAGTTTGGCCAGAAGATAAAATCAAGAAATGACGCAGCCAGACAAATACTATTAgacgaatataattaa
- the LOC119840555 gene encoding methionine aminopeptidase 1 — MASIGMCETPGCTSNAQLQCPTCVKLGIQGSFFCNQDCFKKSWKTHKIIHTLAKGENTDASNGEYNPWPSYPFTGKLRPYPPGAKRTVPPHIGRPDYADHPTGFPASENAAKGSGQIKVLDDEEIEGMRVACRLGREVLDEAAKACGVGVTTDEIDRVVHEACIERECYPSPLNYHNFPNSCCTSVNEVICHGIPDTRPLQDGDICNVDVTVYHRGFHGDLNETFFVGNVPESSRKLVQVTYECLQKAIAIVKPGEKYREIGNVIQKHAQANGLSVVRSYCGHGIHRLFHTAPNVPHYAKNKAVGVMKPGHCFTIEPMINEGGWRDEQWPDQWTAVTADGSRSAQFEQTLLVTETGCDILTQRASGRPWFMDQLEKLK, encoded by the exons atggctTCAATCGGAATGTGTGAAACGCCTGGCTGTACTTCGAATGCACAGCTACAATGTCCTACTTGTGTAAAACTAGGGATACAAGGTTCCTTTTTCTGCAACCAGGACTGTTTCAAGAAATCATGGAAGACTCACAAAATCATCCATACTTTAGCGA AAGGTGAAAATACAGATGCATCTAACGGAGAATATAATCCTTGGCCGTCTTATCCATTTACGGGAAAGCTGAGGCCATATCCACCTGGAGCTAAGCGTACTGTGCCGCCTCACATTGGCCGCCCGGATTATGCTGATCATCCAACGGGATTCCCAGCATCAGAAAATGCTGCAAAGGGGTCTGGCCAAATAAAAGTGTTAGATGATGAAGAAATAGAAGGCATGAGGGTTGCCTGCCGGCTTGGAAGGGAAGTGCTTGATGAAGCAGCCAA AGCATGTGGTGTTGGGGTAACTACAGATGAAATAGACAGAGTGGTCCACGAGGCATGTATTGAGCGGGAATGTTATCCAAGCCCTCTAAACTATCACAATTTCCCAAACAGCTGTTGCACATCTGTCAATGAGGTTATATGTCATGGAATTCCAGACACTCGTCCTTTGCAG gaTGGTGATATTTGCAACGTAGATGTAACAGTCTATCACAGGGGCTTCCACGGTGATCTGAATGAGACATTCTTTGTTGGGAATGTGCCAGAATCCTCTCGTAAACTTGTACAGGTCACGTATGAATGCTTACAAAAAGCGATAGCAATTGTTAAACCAGGAGAGAAGTACAGGGAGATCGGAAATGTGATCCAGAAACATGCACAGGCGAACGGATTGAGCGTTGTGAGGTCGTACTGTGGTCACGGAATACATAGGTTATTCCATACAGCACCAAATGTTCCTCATTATGCTA aaaaCAAGGCAGTTGGAGTGATGAAGCCTGGTCACTGCTTTACAATTGAGCCGATGATCAATGAGGGTGGCTGGCGGGATGAACAGTGGCCAGACCAGTGGACTGCTGTTACTGCAGACGGCTCTAGATCAGCTCAA TTTGAACAAACCCTGCTAGTGACTGAGACAGGCTGTGACATTCTCACACAGAGAGCATCAGGTCGGCCCTGGTTTATGGACCAGTTGGAGAAACTTAAGTAG